One window of the Allorhizobium ampelinum S4 genome contains the following:
- a CDS encoding DUF2793 domain-containing protein, which translates to MADNSPRLDLPYILPSQAQKHVTHNEALLVLDAVTQLVIEGTFTTPPTSPAAGTCYWVAATATDAWAGKEAHIAAWQDDSWAFLAPADGWRAYVRATGRLQTYDGTAWQDLALPDTATFSRLGINATADDTNRLAVSSDAVLFNHAGGDNRFKLNKAGESNTATLLYQSNWQGRAEMGLAGSDQFSIKVCNDSGSWTTALLISGDGTVTQPARPAARAELTSPSLAVSGGMVTGFNGLAISQGNVLLATATASGNGQSLKVPVAGLYLITVTLSTTATNTYTTTVVDSAQTSLAKMTVGTTAAATETHATALITLEAGAEISLLHNGTATFSTTGAGVKFSIFLI; encoded by the coding sequence CAGTAACGCAGCTTGTGATTGAGGGCACTTTTACCACGCCACCTACCTCCCCTGCCGCTGGTACCTGTTACTGGGTTGCCGCCACCGCGACGGATGCCTGGGCCGGCAAGGAAGCGCATATCGCCGCCTGGCAGGATGATAGCTGGGCTTTCCTGGCACCCGCCGACGGTTGGCGCGCTTATGTCCGTGCGACAGGCCGATTGCAGACCTATGACGGCACGGCCTGGCAGGATCTTGCCCTGCCCGACACGGCCACCTTTTCCCGGCTTGGTATCAATGCCACGGCTGATGATACCAACCGGCTGGCAGTGTCGAGCGATGCCGTGCTTTTCAATCATGCCGGTGGCGACAACAGGTTCAAACTCAACAAGGCGGGCGAAAGCAATACAGCAACGCTGCTTTACCAATCCAATTGGCAAGGCCGCGCCGAAATGGGGCTGGCCGGGTCGGACCAGTTCAGCATCAAAGTCTGCAATGACAGTGGCAGTTGGACCACCGCCTTGCTGATTAGCGGCGACGGAACCGTCACCCAGCCCGCAAGACCCGCCGCCAGGGCCGAACTGACCAGCCCGTCCCTTGCGGTTTCCGGCGGCATGGTCACCGGCTTTAACGGGCTGGCCATCAGTCAGGGCAATGTGCTGCTTGCCACCGCGACGGCAAGCGGCAATGGCCAGAGCCTGAAAGTGCCAGTCGCCGGGCTGTACCTGATCACTGTCACCCTCTCCACAACAGCTACCAACACCTATACCACTACCGTAGTGGATAGCGCCCAGACGAGCCTCGCAAAGATGACTGTCGGCACCACCGCCGCCGCTACAGAGACCCATGCGACAGCCCTGATCACGCTGGAGGCCGGAGCGGAAATCAGCCTTTTGCATAATGGCACGGCCACATTTTCCACCACCGGTGCGGGTGTAAAATTTTCGATATTTCTAATATGA
- a CDS encoding sugar transferase: MGVPHAQQGLQARRINRRRTRLSRHRIHLIAKRSLDILISISALTVLLPFLLSVAALIKLTSPGPVLFRQIRWGRDQQKIRIYKFRTMYAAECDDSGVRQTTENDPRITVVGAVLRRTNIDELPQLLNVLKGDMSLVGPRCHAIGMLAAGMPYEDLVSDYHHRHQVKPGLTGLAQMRGLRGPTGSAAKARARIAADLFYVDNFSFWLDIKIILGTIHSELTCGKGF; this comes from the coding sequence ATGGGTGTACCGCATGCACAGCAAGGCCTTCAGGCACGTCGCATCAACCGACGACGGACACGCCTTTCAAGACATCGGATTCATCTGATTGCAAAACGAAGCCTCGACATCCTGATCTCGATCAGTGCATTGACGGTCTTGCTGCCGTTTCTCCTATCGGTCGCAGCACTGATCAAACTCACCTCCCCCGGCCCGGTCCTGTTTCGGCAGATCCGCTGGGGCCGCGACCAGCAGAAAATCCGCATCTACAAATTCCGCACCATGTATGCTGCGGAATGTGACGATAGCGGCGTGCGGCAAACCACCGAAAACGACCCCCGTATCACTGTCGTCGGTGCGGTCCTGCGGCGCACCAATATCGACGAACTTCCACAATTACTGAATGTGTTGAAGGGCGACATGTCGCTGGTCGGGCCACGCTGCCACGCGATCGGCATGTTGGCCGCCGGCATGCCCTACGAGGATCTGGTTAGCGACTATCATCACCGTCATCAGGTCAAGCCCGGTCTGACCGGCCTTGCCCAGATGCGTGGCCTGCGTGGACCAACCGGTTCCGCCGCCAAAGCCCGCGCCCGGATCGCCGCCGATCTGTTTTATGTGGATAATTTTTCGTTCTGGCTCGATATCAAGATCATTCTCGGCACCATCCATTCCGAACTGACTTGCGGCAAAGGCTTTTAA